A stretch of Chitinophagaceae bacterium DNA encodes these proteins:
- the bcp gene encoding thioredoxin-dependent thiol peroxidase, whose translation MQLKIGELAPDFTGKDQNGNTISLSSLRGKKVILYFYPKDDTPGCTNQACNLRDNYLHIEKEGYIILGISPDDEVSHKKFIQKYNIPFTLICDGDKIIHEKYSVWGEKKLFGVTHIGTIRTTFVIDAKGYIEKIITDVDTKNHTKQIL comes from the coding sequence ATGCAATTGAAAATAGGAGAATTAGCCCCTGATTTTACGGGTAAAGACCAAAATGGCAATACAATATCTCTCAGTAGTTTAAGAGGGAAAAAAGTAATACTCTATTTTTATCCAAAAGATGATACACCAGGTTGTACAAACCAGGCATGTAACCTTAGAGATAATTATTTACATATAGAAAAAGAAGGATATATAATATTAGGAATAAGCCCCGATGATGAAGTTTCCCATAAGAAGTTTATTCAAAAATATAATATACCTTTTACCCTTATATGCGATGGGGATAAAATAATTCATGAAAAATATAGTGTATGGGGCGAGAAGAAATTATTCGGAGTAACACATATTGGCACTATAAGAACCACTTTTGTAATAGATGCAAAAGGATATATAGAAAAAATTATTACTGATGTGGATACAAAAAATCATACAAAGCAA
- a CDS encoding site-specific DNA-methyltransferase: MKNLSIQEREFLMECLANGSTIPEDFREKLFPTTHKEYELRYAGKMRKEDILADQDGTFAVPLQVEKIYNGEREKFKDDWRNMLVFGDNLQFLKTLYKNEDPLIKDKVKGKVKLIYIDPPFATESDFKTNSGGLAYTDKAKGSEFIEFIRKRLIVAKEILAENGAIIVHLDSKMCHYLKIVLDEVFQKNNFKNQIIWHYRRWTAGSNNFQNMHDTLLFYSKSDLHKLNKIEITPTKSKLDAINRGYHTNVIKSGGKKISQLLVYDEDKYNKLVIDKKLDISKYDKIVYVNTKDVIAPDVWTDINFINSQANERLDYPTQKPEELIERIIKANTNENDIVLDFFGGSGTTCAVAEKLGRRWISCDIGKFSFYTQQKRLLTIQESKDLDNSKQKYEKLAKTFVTVNTGIYDLKKMQELNQDKYIEFVLQLFEVTPKKQTKKGFAFHGERKDGYPVLVWDYWNNKESNLDSFFLEKLHQILGKSISKRVYIIAPANAVDFISDFHELDDVRYYFLKIPYQIIKELHSKDFAKIRQPKSKNKVNDLDNAIGFHFSLQPDVEALFENDKIIIKKFTSNFREEETNKELENFESLSMVVIDRDFNNKDFMMSDCVFSEEMESVQNTLQISLENAGDLICVIFIDIYGNEFKQTFKTNKL; the protein is encoded by the coding sequence ATGAAAAATTTAAGCATACAGGAAAGAGAATTTTTAATGGAATGTTTAGCCAACGGCTCAACTATTCCCGAAGATTTTAGAGAGAAACTGTTTCCAACTACACATAAAGAATACGAACTACGCTACGCAGGAAAAATGCGTAAAGAAGATATTTTAGCCGACCAAGATGGAACTTTTGCTGTGCCTTTGCAAGTAGAAAAAATATACAACGGAGAAAGAGAAAAGTTTAAAGACGATTGGAGAAATATGCTCGTTTTTGGAGATAACTTACAATTCCTAAAAACCCTATATAAAAACGAAGACCCACTCATCAAAGACAAAGTTAAAGGGAAAGTAAAACTTATTTATATTGATCCACCTTTTGCAACGGAGTCAGATTTTAAAACTAATTCAGGAGGTTTAGCTTATACTGACAAAGCAAAAGGTTCAGAGTTTATTGAATTTATTAGAAAGAGACTAATTGTTGCAAAAGAAATTCTTGCAGAAAATGGTGCAATAATAGTTCATTTAGATTCCAAAATGTGTCATTATCTTAAAATTGTTTTAGATGAAGTATTTCAAAAAAATAATTTCAAAAATCAAATTATTTGGCATTACAGAAGATGGACAGCTGGTAGTAATAATTTTCAAAATATGCACGATACTTTGTTGTTTTACTCCAAGTCAGATTTACATAAACTAAATAAGATTGAAATTACTCCAACAAAAAGCAAATTAGATGCAATTAACAGAGGTTATCATACTAATGTTATTAAAAGTGGTGGAAAAAAAATATCTCAACTGTTAGTATATGATGAAGATAAATATAATAAATTAGTAATAGATAAAAAATTAGACATTTCAAAATATGATAAAATTGTATATGTAAACACAAAAGATGTAATTGCTCCTGATGTGTGGACAGATATTAATTTTATAAATTCTCAAGCAAATGAAAGACTTGATTATCCAACTCAAAAACCAGAAGAATTAATTGAAAGAATAATCAAAGCTAACACAAATGAAAACGACATTGTTTTAGATTTCTTTGGAGGTAGCGGGACAACTTGTGCAGTTGCCGAAAAATTGGGAAGAAGATGGATAAGTTGTGATATTGGTAAATTTAGTTTTTATACCCAACAAAAAAGACTTTTAACCATACAAGAAAGTAAAGATTTAGATAATTCAAAACAAAAATACGAGAAACTTGCTAAAACTTTTGTAACCGTAAATACAGGTATTTACGACCTCAAAAAAATGCAAGAACTCAACCAAGACAAATATATTGAGTTTGTATTGCAATTATTTGAAGTTACACCGAAGAAACAAACTAAAAAAGGATTTGCATTTCACGGAGAACGAAAAGACGGTTATCCTGTTTTAGTTTGGGATTATTGGAATAATAAAGAAAGTAATTTAGATAGTTTCTTTTTAGAAAAATTACACCAGATTTTAGGAAAAAGTATTTCCAAAAGAGTTTACATTATCGCACCCGCAAACGCAGTAGATTTTATTAGTGATTTTCACGAATTGGATGACGTTCGGTATTATTTTCTAAAAATACCCTATCAAATTATAAAAGAATTACACTCCAAAGATTTTGCTAAAATCCGACAGCCAAAAAGCAAAAACAAAGTCAATGATTTAGATAATGCAATTGGGTTTCATTTTAGTTTGCAACCAGATGTAGAAGCTCTTTTTGAAAACGATAAAATTATAATCAAAAAATTTACTTCAAACTTTAGAGAAGAGGAAACCAACAAAGAATTAGAAAATTTTGAAAGTTTGAGTAT